TACTGTTGTCTCCTCTGTATCATGTCACTTTTATAGAAAGTGTTTCTatttaatgattatttcaaGAATTTCTCTCTTAGAAACCAGTTTTCAAAGAATAAAGTATGTAGTTCTGATGTCAGTCATTCGGGTTTCTACATGGCCAGCCAAGCCACCCCTAACACCCATACAATCATCAACAACCAGGCAGTTGTAATAAAGATGGCTGATATAAAGAGCTTTCATTCATCCATAGTCACTCAGCCaggtgtatgtgcatgcacaaatatgTAAACAAGCAGAAAAGTACACAGACATACATCATGCACgtatgttttaatttattttttcgtcTCTTGAATGTTCGTTTGGGAATGAGGACACATGGATGGAAGCGGCAGCGGACAAGTCTCACCACTCAGACCAGTCTCCATCAAAAACCTATTCAAACAACAGGCATCAACAATGTTAGTTATTCTATGACACGTCTGCTTAAACAACTTCCAACACAATACCAACAACACCCTGAAGATGGCAACTATCGTAGACGGACCTTACGTGCACAGAGACATGCACGCGCGTGACTAGTCCTTTCTCTCAAAGAGAGGCACGATGTTTTGGAGACAACCTGCCGAGAGAGTTGGTATATGGATGCACTTGCCATATATAGACCATATGACTAGGGACCCAGGGCCGGCCACTTCAGGCGGCATCCTGTAACAAGCGGAAGTGGGCACTACACAGGACGAGTCACACCAGTGTTGCTGCGCGTTCTGCCAGTTTGTTCAGGACCTTTCAGCCTTCATGCTCCCATCTCTTGCCAGTCTCCACTGCTCACCAGCCTGTCACCATGGTAAGATGTTTAGACAGACTGGTCTGGGACAACGACAGCAGCGGTGACAGCCAAGATGGTGGTTacggtgatgatggtgatgctcCATTGCGTGGTAAGCAACTTTGTTTGTAACTAAAGAATAAGTTTGGTggatgtgtttgtgcttgtgtcagCGCTAGTGCTGTTCAACGGTCGAGAAAACAGACTGTGAAGGACTGAATGAGGAAGTATGATGTGCTGTGATACACTTTCATTTTACATCCTATTAACTGTATAAAGCTTCATTTTATCTGTTGAGAACTTAGAAAATCGTTTTTCAAGaaggtgttaaaaaaatatatttaactgtacagcttgtgtttgtgtgtgtgtgtgtgtgtgtacatgttttcTGGAGATGTTCATGTTTCATAGGAGTAAAAGTCACCAATGCTGGCCTTCTATGATAAGTACAGATGTACATATGAATATCAAACGGCGCCATGAATAGTCCTTGGTGCATCTGATAGAACGAGAGaagaacacaaagaagaaagaaaggaaagatggaAGGAAGAGTTTGTTGACTGTTGAATAATGATTGCATCTATAGTCGCCAGTCATCATTTGACCTACATCTCCATGCCTTTTCAAGCAACTCAGCCAAACAtacagtgtgattgtgtgtgtttgttgctcTTTAGTTTTGATTGTAACTACAGTACAGACTCGCCATCCTGATGTTTGAACGGTTATCATCTAAAGTTATTTCTCCCTAAAAGTCGCCAACTTGTCTATCGCCCTCACCAAGTCTGAATGTTTTCCTGTCTGTACATTCTACCCACATTTTGTCGCCATGGTGACAGTGTCTACCTTACTGGGTGATCCATAGAGAGTTGGCTTGAAGACAATGGACAAGTATTGTCGGCTACTTCCTAGTACGACATCCGAAAGTCTTTATAGGTcttcctctgtctttctcttccatatttctctttctctctctctctctctcacgcacacacactttcgcCCATCGACAATAAAAGCGTTCACTAGTTTACACTCATGTAAGCGTTCGGTATTTTTAGACAGTTTGGAACACAAACCGTTACCATTGCACAATTAATAAATTATGCAAATcttttatcaaaacatttacaggAAATCTGTGTTACTTAAATATCGTGTTCTCCCAACGGAAACTGTTTAATGCTCTTTGTTCACAGTCGCTCGacttgaacacgtgacacaccACTAGTGCGTGATGAGACATGAAAAAGCGTTATGATTGTAATCCTCCCAGCGGAAGAGCTTTTATCAGCCAATGAGGATGTGAGTGAAACTATCGTCAACAAACATCCTGGTTGCCGGTCTGTTATCTTCCTTTTACGAGGCGTTGGTGAACGTTGGGTAGAGTAGAGTCTAGTCATCACCATCACAGAGGGCGCGTGGAGTTTGGTGTCGTGACATGCGCACTGAGGCTAAAACTACAGGAAGCGCGCTGTCTGATTGAAAAGCGTGAAGAGGCCTTCGTCTCTCACATCCTTACATAATCAGACAGCGAGGACAACTCTAGATGTGAGAGGGTTATTTGCCCCTGGTGTTATGGCCGCGCTTTTCCTCTTCCTGCCGCGTGTCCGATGGATGTGATGAAGGTTGTGAGGGCGATGGTGGTGTTCATGTCAGTGATGGCGGGGACCGCTTTATTAAAATACTCTTGTCTGTTGTACCAGGCAGAGTAGTAACCAGGGTCCCCCATGTCTCCCCGTCCTGTTATTCCCTGGAGTACTTATAGAGTCTGCAGCTCTGACTCTACTGCATGTGAAGCTGTTTCTaggtctttctctctttatattttcttctgtagtGTACAAACTGTTGGTATGGGTTTCCTGTCGGTTTTCATGACTGAAAACTTTCAAATACTCTTCTTTATCCGATGCTTTTATCACCTATTATTGATTAAATTTATTATACtcaaattttatagaaaaattaCTTCTGATGGAGAGAAAGCGACCTCATTTCCTAACTGACTGGGGATTGGCGGTCACAGTACTACAAAATTCTCTCAGTTatcaaaatattacaacatTCTTTATCTTACTCTTAAAATCTATTCAAGTCATTCAAAGAAGTTAGTcagagttttatttgttcttattattaattactATAATATGCTTAATCACTGAGTAAAGAGTCACGACACTGTTTCAATTTGGTAGTTATTGTATGGTTTACTCGGTTTTGTCATATTAgattaatcttttatttattgactaAAGTTcatttatcacatttttttatattgataCTTTTAACTAAAATAGCATCGTTGAAATCGAAGCTAGTGGTATTATTATATTCTCGCTGTTAACAATGATAAATAAGACAATATTGTTATAACCGGAGATAATGGTATTAGAATATTGTTTATAGATAAGataactataaaaatataatacaagtATATCAATATTATTGCAGTAGAGGATAATGACCTTATATCATTCTCGTtgtgtaatataaataaaacagttgtagTCAAATGTAATAACAATATTCGGTGACAAATTGCTTATTTTTCcacatcctttttttattttctttcgtaGCTTTTAAGCGATATTTTAGTTGTTAAGCGTGAAATGTTCTTCAAAAACCTTCTGTGAAACACcacttattttttaagtgttttttttaacaagcagGAAAATCAAGTATTATGCAACATCGACACACCATGTTCTTCAACAGTAGTAAAACTTATgcgaaaaagaatatttaaaaataaataaacaatcaacaatGTTATACCTAGGGGTTTCTCTTGTCGTTAAATTACTGTAAATAATGTTCCCTCCCACGATAATACCCACTTGACTAGAGACATCCACAATGAACCTCCAGCTCACAGTGGTGGCCAGGGGAGGTCATTCCACTGCACACTACTTGATAAcggcgctgtgacgtcacggccacCCCCTATCAAGGTGATCGACACTTGTGACTTGCAATCTGGCAGACGACAGCTAAGTGTTGTGGGAACCCTGTCTGCCTCAAGAGCAGCGTGGATGCGAGCACTGGGGCTGACTCAGGTTAACTCAAGTGTGGAATTTCCGAAACTCGCGATATTTTTACCTTGCGGCCaagcgctctctctctctgccggGGTACTAGTCCCCCTCcctgcccctccctctccccctcccactatTAAGTTGCTGACTATTTAAAGACCCTCGTGCCGAGCTTAGCGGACGTTCACACGCTGTTATTTGAGCGTTTATATTTAGATGTTTGTGTTCACTCATTCACCCTTCCTCTGTTTCACAAATATTCAcctttttcccttctttttctttcagatatGTAAATGTCTCTGCTTTTTATATGGTGGATGTTCTGTGCATCTATTTTAGTGTTCTTTTATGGTATCAGTACCAACTTTTCTTTTCGTAAATCTTAATATCTACAAGGGAGTTTATTGTGTGGACGTCGACGTCAATAACCTTAATATTACTTTTAACAACATGAGAGTTGTGAGGTGACATTATAaaagatgacatttttaaaaacatgacaCATTGgtctaaaattttttaatgttcatcttTTCAGGTCGTTCATTCCGCATCTAGCTTTCCTACTGGTGCGTTCAGATCGCCAAAAAACGATAATCAAGAGGTTTTTAACTTTCCTGACATCACTTCCGGTGTATCCTCCGGCTCAACTCTTGTCGAAGATCGCGAAAAGGAATCCATTTTTTCGGCTGATCAACCTCTGACCCCAGCGGGCTCTGCCTCTAATCAGGCCGAAGAAGGCTCCTCCCCCGACAGACAGACCGGTCAAGACGTCAGTCTGACGGACACCACGAACATTAACTCTGTCCTATCTTCCGGAGTTCAGGAACTGACGTCAGAGATTTTGGACGCTACTCGCCTGAGTGAGGGGGGACAACTGAGTAATGCTCCGAACACTACGACGAAAAAATATGATGGACCCGATGGTGTGAGTGGTTCTGCGTCGTCTGTTGGGAGAGATGAGCTTCCGGTGTTCACCGCTGAGCCAATACTTCAGCTTGACGACGAGAGGAAGACTGACTCTGTAGAGATTGTGACTGATTCTTCTCTTGATGACGACGAAAATGTCAATGAAAATGAGTTTCCGACTGGGGTGTCAGACCGAGATGAAGCCTTGCTGTCCACGCCGGAAGACATGTTCACACAAACTAGTGAAGATGTGGTATCCTTGCTGAACACTGTCAACGATGACTCTGATCTTTTTACTCTACCCCAAACGTCGATGGCGCCTGCAGAGACACCAGAGAGTGACATGAAGCTCGATTCACAAGATTCGTTGTCCTCAAGTGTAGAGCCCTTCGCTACTTCCAACGATGTGATGTCATGGAGCGCCACTGTCAAGCGATCAACGATGAAATCCGAACTGCCACTGTCAAGTGGAAAGGAAGCTTTGTACACCAAATctgacagtttttctttttcagccaATCCCATGCAAGGATCTCAACGCACGAGGCGCGAGTCCTTGTCCACAGGGTCTGCTCAGTCAAAGACTGAAGATCCGAACATTACAGGGGAAACCGAGTGGACGAAGGAAGCAGCCATCTTGTACACTGCACTAGATACTTCTGCAGACCCCACCAAGAATCCTCCAGCTCCAGAAGACATCGATGGAACGAAAGAATCTCCTGTCCAGGCTTCCAAGGAGCTGACGATTGGCCCTGATGGTGTGTCACGGGATCCAGGGAACGATGATAGCCAACCGTCGGGAGCTGTGCGCGGCAGTCCGGACTCCACAGAAGCACCAGACACTGCTACAGCCATTTTGCTTCTCGGTCGGTCGAGCGAGGAAAGTTCTGCTGGTGCGAGCGAGGGAGTTCAGACGGTATCAGAAGCAAACGGCAGCACCAAACAAGAGAAGACAGCACTCGGTGATGTCACGGCAGCAGTCAGGTCATCGGAGACAGCGGCTGACAGTTCGTCACGTGATGTGTCCTCGGTCCAAAAGGTCAGCGATGTTCACTCCACGGGAGAACAGTACGGGACGGAAGTGACCAAGTCGGACGAACATTCCAGAACCAGCGACGCCCTGACAAGTCAGTCCGATGTACCGGACTTTGCTACTACCAGAAGTGACAAGAAAGGCCAGGGCAAGGGCTCCAGTAAAAGAAGTCCGAATACCAGGGTTACACCTGTCCGGACAACGAAAGTGCGACGCGAGACacaaggggagagcactctagATAACACGCAGACGACGAAGTCTGCATCAGAAGCTGAGCTGATGACGACATCTGAGCACCTGACAGATGATACCTCAATGGTTCTTACAACGACTGAGATGTCGACAACAACCACggcgacaacgacaacgacacgACGACCTTTGGTTCTGGGCGACAAGTGCAGTGAACCTTCAGACTGCCAGAAATACATTAACAGCAGCACCTGTGCTTCtggtgtatgtgtctgtgctAGGGGCTACTTCAAAAAAGACAGCAGTTGTTATGCAGGTAAGTTATAGGTTCACTCTCATAAAATCATTCCGTTTAGAAATTAGATATTTTTGATACCCTTTTTGTAGATCTTTCAGTGTAGGTTCAACtgtcttaaagaccaacccgaatGGTTCGTGCTTTTTTCAGGCATCGTAAGATATAGGCGTTAGTTTTatatctgtaaatttcagcctcctaaacccatccattaattatcAGCTACGatttgcacctgcgatcaacgagcgctgataaGTGTAATACGTCACGgtggtgcaccattcacaagcTGGTCAGCAAAcaccaaagagagagagagaatgagtgacagttGGGATTCTTCGCATGTTGACAGTTTGCATTTTGTCGTGGTTCCGAAAAACTGCTTCTGTTGCACGAGAACTGCAAGTGCGAATCAAGTACTTTACTAAGACATAATTGATTAAAGGACCGGTTTTGAAAGCTGAAATTTataggttaggtttatattgactttatctaccgatatctgcaaaagaCGCAAACCATTAGGTTAGTCTTTAACAGCCCTTTAACCAGTTATTATGGAGGAGGTAGTTGTGTATTAGTATAGTTTATTTCTAGAAAAAGTGGCTGATAAACTAAGCCGATGAAAGCGTTCCGAGTAATTCTGTGCTGGtgattttctaaatatttttaagtggaTGTTAGGTAATGCTAATAAAGAGTGAaagctaaacattttttaagtaaaGTAATCATCTAGTAGCAAAAATGATAAACGGTTATCTCGTAGATGTGAAATTACTagtgatatttttattattcattcagGGAATTCTGTTTCTCACCGTACGATTTACGAAATCGGTTGTTACCAGATGTTTTGTAACCTGTTTATCAAGCATGGTTACATTGATGTGCTTGTGTCAAGTGTCTGGTCATTACAATGTAATGCTGGGTGTTACAGAGCCTCGCAATCTCACAGTGACACAGAGAAATGACTATATGGACATATTCTGGGAGGGAGACAATATAGAGTATACAGTCTACATCAACATCTCCAACAAGTACAACACAACTTCCAAGATGTTTAAGTCACTGGAACACAAGTAGACTTCTCTTCCATCCACCCGGGAAGTGTGATTAAAGCCGTGGTCACGGTCTCAGGTTCAAACAGTTCCACTGTCACGGCCAGTGAGACTAATTGGTAAGTGTTGACCATCTCACCAACAATCTCAACAGGTGCT
The sequence above is a segment of the Pomacea canaliculata isolate SZHN2017 linkage group LG6, ASM307304v1, whole genome shotgun sequence genome. Coding sequences within it:
- the LOC112566274 gene encoding mucin-17-like; amino-acid sequence: MVVTVMMVMLHCVVVHSASSFPTGAFRSPKNDNQEVFNFPDITSGVSSGSTLVEDREKESIFSADQPLTPAGSASNQAEEGSSPDRQTGQDVSLTDTTNINSVLSSGVQELTSEILDATRLSEGGQLSNAPNTTTKKYDGPDGVSGSASSVGRDELPVFTAEPILQLDDERKTDSVEIVTDSSLDDDENVNENEFPTGVSDRDEALLSTPEDMFTQTSEDVVSLLNTVNDDSDLFTLPQTSMAPAETPESDMKLDSQDSLSSSVEPFATSNDVMSWSATVKRSTMKSELPLSSGKEALYTKSDSFSFSANPMQGSQRTRRESLSTGSAQSKTEDPNITGETEWTKEAAILYTALDTSADPTKNPPAPEDIDGTKESPVQASKELTIGPDGVSRDPGNDDSQPSGAVRGSPDSTEAPDTATAILLLGRSSEESSAGASEGVQTVSEANGSTKQEKTALGDVTAAVRSSETAADSSSRDVSSVQKVSDVHSTGEQYGTEVTKSDEHSRTSDALTSQSDVPDFATTRSDKKGQGKGSSKRSPNTRVTPVRTTKVRRETQGESTLDNTQTTKSASEAELMTTSEHLTDDTSMVLTTTEMSTTTTATTTTTRRPLVLGDKCSEPSDCQKYINSSTCASGVCVCARGYFKKDSSCYAEPRNLTVTQRNDYMDIFWEGDNIEYTVYINISNKYNTTSKMFKSLEHK